A stretch of Telopea speciosissima isolate NSW1024214 ecotype Mountain lineage chromosome 11, Tspe_v1, whole genome shotgun sequence DNA encodes these proteins:
- the LOC122646151 gene encoding protein MODIFYING WALL LIGNIN-1-like: MEKNKPSFVLPVICSIIIIALGLVSFSACIAAEFKRTRLKDMKLDGELCFLPRSPASGLGLLALICLLVAQIIGNLLIGSQFCLKEKKTSDQAKKHRIVIIPVVLSWISSGLSIILLGTATTMSQRQPYGKGWLDGECYFVKRGVYSGSGALVLVTESLILGSVFTITKTRHWRKQVEQEKKVHDEEAR; this comes from the exons ATGGAGAAAAACAAACCCTCCTTTGTGTTACCAGTTATCTGTTCAATCATAATTATCGCTCTTGGCCTTGTTTCCTTCTCGGCCTGTATTGCTGCGGAGTTCAAGAGAACACGG ttAAAAGATATGAAATTGGATGGTGAACTCTGTTTTCTTCCAAGAAGTCCTGCATCTGGGTTAGGACTTTTGGCTTTGATCTGTCTCCTGGTTGCTCAGATAATCGGAAACTTGTTGATTGGAAGCCAATTTTGcttgaaagagaagaaaaccagTGACCAAGCCAAAAAGCACAGGATAGTAATCATCCCTGTTGTTCTATCTTG GATAAGCTCTGGATTATCAATTATATTAttgggtacagcaacaactaTGAGCCAGAGGCAGCCTTACGGCAAAGGATGGTTAGATGGGGAATGCTACTTCGTTAAAAGAGGTGTATATAGCGGATCAGGTGCACTAGTTCTGGTTACAGAAAGCCTAATACTTGGCTCAGTGTTCACCATTACAAAGACAAGACATTGGAGAAAGCAGGTTGAACAGGAGAAGAAAGTTCATGATGAAGAAGCACGATGA